A window of Cheilinus undulatus linkage group 1, ASM1832078v1, whole genome shotgun sequence contains these coding sequences:
- the LOC121528089 gene encoding protein ALP1-like: protein MEEKCTLLYGLFELFRRRSQSQLRRCLKLLEMRKRRKRRRAMVFLPAVLATGQERKLWMHVRSQDWWSRVETGLFTDEEWLSCFRMRRRTFDLICGKLRPFLQKKSTQLRQAIPLEKRVAVAILYLASGSDFKTLSELFGIGKATVSSNVWEVCTVIRKLQRQFICLPRGEKLQEVVAGFEEKWGFPQCAGVIDVCHISITAPANNAKDYSRGKGCYSIILQAVVDHLSRFTNINVGWAGSVHDARVLRNSSLFELAESNNLFPPDARQIEGVEVPLMLLGDSEYPLLSWLMKGYPGDGNLTVEQKNFNYRLSHAQTTVKNAFGRLKGRWRCLLKRMDVNISRVPTIISICCVLHNLCEIQGDEFLDEWMEGVDEPAELRRLNTSLPQETETEPQIVRQALTTFFTEDRKPVFQK from the exons ATGGAAGAAAAGTGTACGCTTCTCTATGGGCTTTTCGAGCTGTTCAGACGTCGTAGTCAAAGTCAGCTGAGGCGATGTCTGAAACTCCTGGAgatgagaaaaaggagaaagaggaggagagctATGGTGTTTTTACCTGCTGTTCTAGCCACGGGACAGGAGAGGAAACTATGGATGCATGTGAGGAGTCAGGACTGGTGGAGCAGAGTAGAAACCGGATTATTTACTGACGAAGAGTGGCTGTCTTGTTTCCGCATGAGACGAAGGACTTTTGATTTGATCTGTGGGAAACTACGACCCTTCCTCCAGAAGAAGAGTACTCAGCTGCGCCAGGCCATACCGCTGGAAAAGAGAGTAGCGGTGGCGATTTTATACCTCGCTTCaggatctgattttaaaacccTGTCTGAGTTGTTTGGTATTGGCAAGGCAACAGTGTCCAGTAATGTCTGGGAGGTTTGTACTGTTATTCGCAAACTGCAGAGACAGTTCATCTGTTTACCCCGAGGGGAAAAGCTGCAGGAGGTCGTGGCTGGCTTTGAGGAAAAATGGGGATTTCCTCAATGTGCAGGAGTCATAGATGTCTGTCATATCTCCATCACTGCTCCTGCTAACAACGCCAAGGATTACAGCCGGGGGAAAGGATGCTACTCCATCATCTTACAGGCTGTAGTGGACCACCTCAGCCG ATTTACCAACATCAATGTGGGATGGGCTGGCAGCGTGCATGATGCACGAGTGCTCAGAAACTCCTCGCTGTTTGAGCTGGCTGAGAGCAACAACCTCTTCCCACCA GATGCCAGACAAATTGAAGGTGTGGAAGTGCCACTCATGCTGTTGGGAGACTCTGAATACCCTCTCCTGAGCTGGCTTATGAAGGGATACCCGGGCGATGGAAATCTTACTGTAGAACAGAAAAATTTCAATTACAGACTGAGTCATGCCCAAACAACGGTGAAAAACGCTTTTGGAAGGCTTAAGGGAAGATGGCGGTGTCTGCTGAAGAGGATGGATGTCAACATCTCCAGAGTTCCCACCATCATTAGCATCTGCTGTGTCTTGCACAACCTGTGTGAGATACAAGGAGATGAGTTTCTGGACGAATGGATGGAGGGTGTGGACGAACCAGCAGAACTGAGGAGGTTAAACACTTCGCTTCCTCaggagacagaaacagagccacAGATTGTCAGACAGGCTCTCACTACATTTTTTACTGAGGACAGAAAGCCAGTATTTCAGAAGTAG